A region from the Microbacterium lacus genome encodes:
- a CDS encoding VOC family protein: MDIALQYTNVTVTDVDESIGFYRDALGLDVLNDVASGEHRWVTLGTPTQPGLGIVLSEPHAGRSERDGDAMQELLTKGVLPMLVFRTDDLDALFERVRAYGAEVLQEPIDMGWGQRDCAFRDPSGNMVRIAQAPAV; the protein is encoded by the coding sequence ATGGACATCGCACTGCAGTACACGAACGTGACCGTCACCGACGTGGACGAATCGATCGGCTTCTATCGCGACGCCCTCGGGCTCGACGTGCTGAACGACGTGGCGTCGGGGGAGCACCGCTGGGTGACGCTGGGCACACCCACGCAACCCGGTCTGGGCATCGTGCTGTCCGAGCCGCACGCCGGTCGATCGGAGCGCGACGGGGACGCGATGCAGGAGCTGCTGACGAAGGGCGTCCTTCCGATGCTCGTCTTCCGCACAGACGATCTGGACGCGCTTTTCGAAAGGGTCCGGGCGTACGGCGCCGAGGTGCTCCAGGAGCCGATCGATATGGGCTGGGGTCAGCGCGACTGCGCGTTCCGTGATCCGTCGGGCAACATGGTGCGGATCGCCCAGGCACCTGCTGTCTGA
- a CDS encoding helix-turn-helix transcriptional regulator, protein MSPEEIENLAHLRRARDLIDRDYARPLDVPTMAAKALMSPAHFSRRFRAAYGETPYGYLMTRRIERAMALLRDGATVTDACMEVGCTSLGSFSASFTQIVGMTPSEYRRQEHDALRAMPSCVVRARARPERAGRSRIGEARGGSAA, encoded by the coding sequence ATGTCGCCGGAGGAGATCGAGAACCTCGCGCATCTGCGCCGGGCCCGCGACCTGATCGACCGGGACTACGCGCGACCGCTCGACGTGCCGACGATGGCTGCGAAGGCGCTGATGTCGCCCGCGCATTTCTCGCGACGCTTCCGCGCCGCGTACGGCGAGACGCCCTACGGCTACCTCATGACGCGGCGGATCGAACGCGCGATGGCGCTTCTGCGCGATGGTGCCACGGTGACCGACGCCTGCATGGAGGTCGGCTGCACGTCACTGGGTTCGTTCAGTGCGAGCTTCACGCAGATCGTCGGGATGACGCCGAGCGAGTACCGCCGACAGGAGCACGACGCGCTCCGGGCCATGCCGTCGTGCGTCGTCAGGGCCCGTGCCCGTCCGGAGCGAGCGGGTCGGAGCAGGATCGGAGAAGCGCGGGGCGGTTCGGCGGCGTAG
- a CDS encoding DNA recombination protein RmuC → MDALTLSVVAIGALAAGLLAGWAAGAARASTRASEALTAAQTRLAAEQATRAGVQAQLEHQHLLYRELAAQARTDQALREERERREQSVLRALAPVHETLQNMQNKVDDLERDRHAQFGTLAEQLRQAQLSDEALRATTESLASALRSGSTRGVWGETQLRRVVEAAGLTRYIDFDTQISITSDAGAGRPDMVIRLPGGKTIAVDAKVPLDAYLEASAIAPSAQGAEGARRSTLLDKHVRAVRAHIDALAKKAYWAGLETSPEFVVCFVPSESLLSAALEQDPALLDFAFGKRVALASPVNLWAVLKTVAYTWTQQDVSQEARALFDLGNELYERLGTLAGHADDLRRAIERTVDSYNRFAGSLETRVLVSARRFPGIDQTKLDALSEPAGIERAPRRLTAPEFVEPAAVNAPHTTDAASEPRVIADLGDVRDRLSTRE, encoded by the coding sequence ATGGACGCACTCACTCTCTCCGTGGTGGCGATCGGCGCTCTCGCAGCCGGTCTGCTCGCCGGCTGGGCGGCCGGCGCCGCGCGCGCTTCCACGCGCGCGAGCGAGGCGCTCACTGCGGCGCAGACGCGACTGGCGGCCGAGCAGGCGACGCGGGCGGGGGTCCAGGCGCAGCTCGAGCATCAGCACCTGCTGTATCGCGAGCTGGCCGCGCAGGCGCGCACCGATCAGGCGCTGCGCGAAGAGCGCGAGCGACGGGAGCAGTCGGTCCTCCGCGCCCTCGCACCCGTGCACGAGACGCTCCAGAACATGCAGAACAAGGTCGACGACCTCGAACGCGACCGTCACGCGCAGTTCGGCACGCTCGCCGAGCAGCTGCGGCAGGCTCAGCTCTCCGACGAGGCACTGCGCGCGACGACCGAGTCGCTCGCCAGCGCGCTGCGTTCGGGCAGCACCCGAGGGGTGTGGGGTGAGACGCAGCTGCGCCGCGTCGTGGAGGCCGCCGGCCTGACCCGCTACATCGACTTCGATACGCAGATCTCGATCACCTCGGATGCCGGGGCCGGTCGGCCCGACATGGTCATCCGCCTGCCCGGCGGCAAGACCATCGCCGTCGACGCGAAGGTGCCGCTCGATGCCTACCTCGAGGCGAGTGCGATCGCTCCGTCGGCGCAGGGTGCCGAAGGGGCGCGCCGCTCCACGCTGCTCGACAAGCACGTCAGAGCGGTCCGCGCGCACATCGACGCCCTCGCGAAGAAGGCGTACTGGGCCGGCTTGGAGACGAGCCCGGAATTCGTCGTGTGCTTCGTGCCGAGCGAATCCCTGCTCTCGGCCGCCCTCGAACAGGACCCCGCGCTGCTGGACTTCGCGTTCGGCAAGCGTGTCGCGCTCGCCTCCCCCGTCAACCTGTGGGCGGTACTGAAGACCGTGGCGTACACGTGGACCCAGCAGGACGTCTCCCAGGAGGCCCGCGCGCTGTTCGACCTGGGCAACGAGCTGTACGAGCGGCTCGGCACCCTCGCCGGACACGCCGACGACCTCCGACGCGCGATCGAGCGGACGGTCGACAGCTACAACAGGTTCGCCGGCTCCCTCGAGACGCGCGTCCTGGTGTCCGCGCGCCGGTTCCCCGGAATCGATCAGACGAAACTTGACGCGCTGAGCGAGCCGGCCGGCATCGAGCGCGCGCCGCGTCGACTCACGGCTCCCGAATTCGTCGAGCCTGCCGCGGTGAACGCGCCGCACACCACGGATGCGGCATCCGAGCCGAGGGTCATCGCGGACCTCGGCGACGTCCGCGATCGGCTGTCGACCCGCGAGTGA
- a CDS encoding UDP-N-acetylmuramyl pentapeptide phosphotransferase — MSAQASGARPQTGAIAVVADATDPARRPDVLFRVRRDEDHQVSAWWMVGAFVGVSVAVVALLSFVPGGA; from the coding sequence ATGTCCGCACAAGCCAGTGGTGCCCGGCCGCAGACCGGCGCGATCGCGGTGGTCGCCGACGCGACCGACCCGGCCCGGCGTCCCGACGTCCTCTTCCGCGTCCGCCGCGACGAGGACCATCAGGTCTCGGCGTGGTGGATGGTGGGTGCGTTCGTCGGCGTGTCCGTCGCCGTGGTCGCCCTCCTGAGCTTCGTTCCCGGGGGCGCCTGA
- the glpX gene encoding class II fructose-bisphosphatase translates to MVSLTADMSPLHPDRNLALELVRATEAAAIRAVPFIGRGDKLAADGAAVDAMRAFFNTVNFDGTIVIGEGEKDEAPMLFNGEKVGNGRGPQCDVAVDPIDGTSLTAAGRQNALSVIAVSDRGSMLDASTVFYMDKLVTGPAGVGVVDIRLPIGENIRLLAKALGKPIDEMVVSVLNRPRHEQLIAEIREAGAGTRLMSDGDVAGGINAARHNARTDMCVGIGGSPEGIVTACAIKALGGHIQGVLWPRNDDEKQKGADHGLKTDGHVYEADELVTGQNTIFVATGVTDGQLVAGVRREGDFIYSESVVLRGRSGTLRRIVSEHLTSKWL, encoded by the coding sequence ATGGTGAGCCTTACCGCCGACATGAGTCCGCTGCATCCCGACCGAAACCTCGCGCTGGAGCTCGTCCGTGCGACCGAGGCCGCGGCCATCCGGGCGGTGCCATTCATCGGTCGAGGCGACAAGCTCGCCGCCGATGGCGCCGCGGTCGACGCGATGCGGGCGTTCTTCAACACGGTGAACTTCGACGGCACGATCGTGATCGGCGAGGGCGAGAAGGACGAAGCGCCCATGCTGTTCAACGGAGAGAAGGTCGGCAACGGCCGGGGTCCGCAGTGCGACGTCGCCGTCGACCCGATCGACGGCACCTCGCTCACGGCGGCGGGCCGCCAGAACGCGCTGTCGGTGATCGCCGTGTCCGACCGTGGCAGCATGCTGGACGCATCCACCGTCTTCTACATGGACAAGCTGGTCACCGGACCCGCCGGAGTCGGCGTCGTGGACATCCGCCTGCCGATCGGCGAGAACATCCGGCTTCTCGCGAAAGCGCTGGGCAAGCCGATCGACGAGATGGTCGTCTCGGTCCTGAACCGTCCGCGCCACGAACAGCTCATCGCCGAGATCCGCGAAGCGGGAGCGGGCACCCGACTCATGTCCGACGGCGACGTCGCCGGCGGAATCAACGCCGCGCGGCACAACGCCCGGACCGACATGTGCGTCGGCATCGGCGGGAGCCCGGAGGGCATCGTCACCGCGTGCGCGATCAAGGCGCTCGGCGGTCACATCCAGGGCGTGCTCTGGCCGCGCAACGACGACGAGAAGCAGAAGGGCGCGGATCACGGCCTGAAGACCGACGGGCACGTCTACGAAGCCGACGAGCTGGTCACGGGACAGAACACGATCTTCGTCGCGACCGGCGTGACGGACGGTCAGCTCGTCGCCGGCGTGCGCCGAGAGGGCGACTTCATCTACAGCGAGAGCGTCGTGCTGCGCGGGCGCTCAGGCACCCTCCGCCGCATCGTCTCGGAGCACCTCACCTCGAAGTGGCTGTAG
- a CDS encoding GntP family transporter, protein MSTPVLLAIGVGGILLLLLLIVKLKVNAFLALLITSILVGLAAGIPLATIPATEDTPEKLGIIPAIIAGMGGTLGSVAILVALGSMLGRIIELSGGATSLSGRFTKLLGPRRVSGALTAAALVLAIPVFFDVGFIILVPIIYGFSHAAGLNPVKFGLPIAGVMLAVHVAVPPHPGIVGGASLLGADVGMLTLLGIAIAIPLGVLSHFVSKWINRREFPMLASTKVMFEDFGGGDDTGIGGVGPGTTMTGTLTRTEAPPSAAMILTLILTPLVMIGLGTTAATVLPAGSPARDVLGFIGAPIFALLVTVLLAGFFLGVRRGWSSAHISEVFESALPPAAIVILVTGAGGAFARILTESGIGKALADTLLSTGLPIIVLAFLVSLSLRAAQGSATVAILTTAGLLSEAVLSGGYSPIQVVVITLAIAFGALGLSHVNDSGFWVVTRYLGLSVADGLRSWTVLTTILGIVGFLLTFLVWALVGGVSA, encoded by the coding sequence ATGTCCACTCCCGTCCTGCTCGCCATCGGAGTCGGAGGCATCCTGCTTCTGCTCCTGCTGATCGTCAAACTGAAGGTCAATGCCTTCCTCGCCCTGCTGATCACGAGCATCCTCGTCGGCCTCGCCGCCGGCATCCCGCTTGCGACGATCCCCGCGACAGAGGACACTCCGGAGAAGCTCGGCATCATCCCGGCGATCATCGCGGGTATGGGCGGCACGCTCGGATCGGTCGCGATCCTGGTGGCGCTCGGCTCGATGCTCGGCCGGATCATCGAGCTCTCCGGGGGAGCCACGAGCCTCTCGGGCCGGTTCACCAAGCTCCTGGGTCCGCGCCGCGTCTCGGGGGCGCTCACCGCAGCGGCACTCGTGCTGGCGATCCCGGTCTTCTTCGACGTCGGGTTCATCATCCTCGTGCCGATCATCTACGGCTTCAGCCACGCGGCGGGACTCAATCCGGTCAAGTTCGGCCTGCCGATCGCCGGCGTGATGCTCGCGGTGCACGTCGCCGTGCCGCCGCACCCCGGCATCGTGGGCGGTGCATCGCTGCTCGGCGCCGACGTGGGCATGCTGACCCTTCTCGGCATCGCGATCGCCATTCCGCTGGGCGTCCTCTCGCACTTCGTCTCGAAGTGGATCAATCGGCGCGAGTTCCCGATGCTGGCCTCCACGAAGGTCATGTTCGAGGACTTCGGCGGCGGCGATGACACCGGCATCGGCGGCGTCGGCCCCGGCACGACCATGACCGGAACGCTCACCCGCACCGAGGCCCCGCCGTCGGCCGCGATGATCCTGACGCTGATCCTGACCCCGCTGGTGATGATCGGCCTCGGCACGACGGCGGCGACCGTCCTTCCGGCGGGATCCCCCGCGCGCGACGTCCTCGGGTTCATCGGCGCCCCGATCTTCGCGCTACTGGTCACCGTCCTGCTCGCCGGCTTCTTCCTCGGCGTCCGGCGCGGCTGGTCGAGCGCCCACATCTCCGAGGTCTTCGAGTCGGCCCTCCCGCCCGCGGCGATCGTGATCCTCGTCACCGGAGCGGGCGGCGCGTTCGCCCGCATCCTCACCGAGTCGGGGATCGGCAAGGCGCTCGCCGACACCCTCCTGTCCACGGGGCTTCCGATCATCGTCCTGGCGTTCCTCGTGTCCCTCTCGCTGCGCGCCGCCCAGGGCTCGGCGACGGTCGCGATCCTCACCACGGCCGGTCTCCTCTCCGAGGCCGTCCTCTCGGGCGGATACAGCCCGATCCAGGTGGTCGTCATCACGCTGGCCATCGCCTTCGGCGCGCTCGGTCTGTCCCACGTCAACGACTCGGGGTTCTGGGTGGTCACGCGCTATCTCGGCCTGAGCGTCGCGGATGGTCTGCGAAGCTGGACGGTGCTGACGACGATCCTCGGCATCGTCGGATTCCTCCTCACATTCCTCGTCTGGGCGCTCGTCGGCGGTGTGTCCGCGTGA
- a CDS encoding NAD(P)-dependent oxidoreductase, translating into MTTPTVAVLGLGAMGLPMATRLAEDLPVRGFDINPSRLDLAEGAGIVRCASAVEAVSAADAVLLAVRDSAQLSDVLFGGNGIAPSLARGSIVILTSTVGTDGLADVVARLGESDIELVDAPLSGGPARAGAGDLLIVVGATPAARAKAAPILERLASTLTVVGDRPGDGQALKTVNQLLCGVHIAAAAEALALADALGLDTERTLEALGAGAAASFMLANRGPRALQAYDADGAEVLSRLDIFVKDMGIVTKAARAAHLATPLAAAAEQLYLIGEAQGLAAHDDSAVIKVIAPTRRNA; encoded by the coding sequence ATGACCACTCCGACCGTCGCCGTCCTCGGGCTCGGCGCCATGGGTCTTCCCATGGCCACCCGGCTCGCCGAAGACCTGCCCGTCCGCGGGTTCGACATCAACCCCTCCCGGCTCGACCTCGCCGAGGGAGCCGGCATCGTGCGCTGCGCGTCCGCCGTCGAGGCCGTCTCCGCGGCGGACGCGGTGCTTCTCGCCGTGCGGGACTCCGCCCAGCTCTCCGACGTGCTGTTCGGTGGGAACGGCATCGCGCCGAGCCTGGCGCGGGGATCGATCGTCATTCTCACCAGCACGGTCGGGACGGACGGGCTCGCCGACGTCGTCGCGCGCCTGGGGGAGTCCGACATCGAGCTCGTCGACGCTCCGCTCAGCGGCGGGCCGGCGCGCGCCGGTGCGGGCGATCTGCTGATCGTCGTGGGGGCCACCCCGGCGGCGCGAGCGAAGGCCGCGCCGATCCTGGAGCGGCTGGCTTCGACGCTCACCGTCGTGGGCGACCGTCCCGGCGACGGCCAGGCGCTCAAGACGGTGAACCAGCTGCTGTGCGGCGTGCACATCGCCGCGGCGGCCGAGGCGCTCGCTCTCGCCGATGCACTGGGCCTGGACACCGAGCGCACCTTGGAGGCGCTGGGAGCGGGAGCGGCCGCGTCCTTCATGCTGGCCAATCGCGGACCCCGTGCGCTGCAGGCCTACGACGCCGATGGCGCGGAGGTGCTCAGCCGCCTCGACATCTTCGTCAAGGACATGGGGATCGTCACGAAGGCGGCCCGCGCAGCCCACCTCGCGACCCCGCTCGCAGCCGCGGCCGAGCAGCTCTACCTGATCGGCGAAGCGCAGGGCCTCGCCGCCCACGACGACTCGGCTGTCATCAAGGTGATCGCCCCCACCCGTCGCAACGCCTGA
- a CDS encoding four-carbon acid sugar kinase family protein, whose product MKLDALLSPYPVSQPVNPAVIADRVRHSRRVHIVLDDDPTGTQSVADLPVLTQWAVEDLDWALDTGAPAVYVLTNTRSFDAETAARINREVVTAAVAATRARGIRPVFTSRSDSTLRGHFPLEPDVIVATLDGLGEPAVDGVVLVPAFPDAGRITIGGVHGMTDGVEFTPIGQTEFAQDSTFGYRSSRLADWVEEKSRGGIAAAQVVELTLDTIRAGAERIAEALCSAAPGSVFAADVVVEDDMRQLALGLELAEAGGRSFVYRVGPPFVRARIGQPQRSPLEIDDADAAESTTRGGLIVVGSHVGLTSRQLADLTARRPDAAVVELDVPSILDDSTVAATLEAAADRVVSSLADGDVIVHSSRTLIRTEDPDESLAISRRVSDALVAVVSRTLAARPPRFVIAKGGITSSDVASRGLSIRRAIVRGSLFPGIVSVWEPAEGPATGIPYVVFAGNVGSDTTLTEAVEKLSAPASHSAAQR is encoded by the coding sequence ATGAAGCTGGATGCGCTGTTGAGCCCGTACCCGGTGTCGCAGCCGGTGAACCCTGCGGTGATCGCCGACCGCGTGCGCCACTCGCGTCGCGTTCACATCGTTCTCGACGACGACCCCACCGGAACGCAGTCGGTCGCCGATCTGCCGGTGCTCACCCAGTGGGCGGTCGAGGACCTCGACTGGGCTCTGGACACCGGCGCGCCGGCGGTCTACGTGCTGACGAACACCCGCAGCTTCGACGCCGAGACGGCTGCCCGCATCAACCGTGAGGTCGTGACGGCTGCGGTGGCCGCGACGCGTGCCCGCGGCATCCGCCCCGTCTTCACCAGTCGGAGCGACTCGACCCTCCGCGGACACTTCCCCCTCGAGCCCGACGTCATCGTCGCGACGCTCGACGGGCTCGGTGAGCCCGCCGTCGACGGTGTCGTGCTCGTCCCCGCGTTCCCCGATGCCGGCCGGATCACGATCGGCGGCGTGCACGGGATGACCGACGGCGTCGAGTTCACACCGATCGGGCAGACGGAATTCGCGCAAGACTCCACCTTCGGATACCGTTCCTCGCGGCTCGCGGACTGGGTCGAAGAGAAGAGCCGGGGCGGGATCGCCGCGGCGCAGGTCGTCGAACTCACGCTCGACACGATCAGGGCCGGAGCCGAGCGCATCGCCGAGGCGCTGTGTTCGGCCGCCCCCGGCTCGGTGTTCGCCGCCGACGTCGTGGTGGAAGACGACATGCGACAGCTCGCGCTCGGCCTCGAACTCGCCGAAGCGGGCGGACGCAGCTTCGTCTACCGTGTCGGTCCGCCCTTCGTGCGGGCGCGCATCGGACAGCCCCAGCGCAGCCCGCTCGAGATCGACGACGCGGATGCCGCTGAATCGACGACCCGCGGGGGACTCATCGTCGTCGGATCCCACGTGGGTCTCACGAGTCGCCAGCTCGCCGATCTGACGGCGCGCCGGCCCGATGCCGCCGTCGTCGAGCTCGACGTACCGTCCATCCTCGACGATTCGACCGTCGCCGCGACGCTCGAGGCCGCCGCCGACCGGGTCGTCTCGTCCCTCGCGGACGGTGATGTCATCGTGCACTCCAGTCGCACCCTCATCCGGACGGAGGATCCCGACGAGAGCCTCGCGATCTCGCGCCGTGTCTCGGATGCCCTCGTCGCCGTCGTGAGCCGCACGCTCGCCGCGCGTCCGCCACGTTTCGTGATCGCGAAAGGCGGCATCACCTCGAGTGACGTCGCGAGTCGCGGTCTGTCCATCCGCCGCGCGATCGTCCGCGGATCGCTCTTCCCGGGAATCGTCTCGGTGTGGGAGCCCGCCGAGGGACCCGCCACGGGCATCCCGTACGTCGTCTTCGCCGGCAACGTCGGTTCCGACACCACGCTCACCGAAGCAGTCGAGAAGCTCTCCGCCCCCGCATCCCACTCGGCCGCTCAGCGCTGA
- a CDS encoding FadR/GntR family transcriptional regulator gives MPRKSLVSVVADALLDRIVSGDLDVGAPLPSEAEIGEAYDVSRVTVREALRVLTTQGIVRVTSGIGSVVTPLEDWQSLAAILRYRSARGNDGEVATQLIAVRRMFEAEAAALAAPRLNGAALDELASCVERMRGASGAGDVDAFVEADLRFHDLILRGSGNVFLAALFEPLTRVLAERRAQTSRVPEIQRHAIDEHAAVLAALREGDAVRARAAMEHHMQQTLQDLHTYVLAESD, from the coding sequence ATGCCTCGCAAATCCCTCGTCTCGGTCGTGGCCGACGCGCTCCTGGACCGCATCGTCTCGGGCGACCTCGATGTCGGGGCACCACTGCCGAGCGAAGCCGAGATCGGCGAGGCGTACGACGTCAGCCGTGTGACGGTGCGCGAAGCGCTCCGCGTCCTGACGACGCAGGGCATCGTCCGCGTGACGTCGGGGATCGGCTCGGTCGTCACACCGCTGGAGGACTGGCAATCGCTCGCGGCGATCCTCCGTTATCGGTCGGCGCGAGGCAACGACGGCGAGGTGGCGACGCAGCTCATCGCGGTGCGGCGGATGTTCGAGGCAGAGGCGGCCGCGCTCGCCGCGCCGCGTCTGAACGGTGCGGCGCTGGATGAGCTCGCGTCGTGCGTCGAGCGGATGCGGGGGGCAAGCGGCGCGGGCGACGTCGATGCGTTCGTCGAAGCGGACCTCCGGTTCCACGATCTGATCCTGCGCGGCTCGGGGAACGTGTTCCTCGCCGCGCTGTTCGAGCCGCTCACCCGCGTGCTGGCCGAGCGTCGCGCGCAGACCTCGCGCGTCCCCGAAATCCAGCGGCACGCGATCGACGAGCATGCCGCCGTTCTCGCCGCGCTTCGGGAGGGGGACGCCGTGCGCGCGCGTGCGGCGATGGAGCACCACATGCAGCAGACCCTCCAGGACCTGCACACGTACGTGCTCGCCGAGAGCGACTGA
- the fbaA gene encoding class II fructose-bisphosphate aldolase, which yields MPVATPEQYAEMLDRAKAGGFAYPAFNASSSQSVNAILQGLTEAGSDGIIQVTTGGADYFAGHTVKARATGALAFAKYVHEVAKSYPVTVALHTDHCPKPALEDFVLPLIAESEKVVADGGQPIFQSHMWDGSAVPLDENIEIAQELLPRLKAINAILEVEIGVVGGEEDGVKHEGSNEALYTTVADVTKAVEGLGLGENGRWIAALTFGNVHGVYKPGNVKLRPELLGEIQEGIAAKFGTGPKPLDLVFHGGSGSTDEEIALAVANGVIKMNIDTDTQYAFTRAVAGFMFQNYDGVLKVDGEVGNKKAYDPRAWGKIAESAMAARVVQATQQLGSAGHSQS from the coding sequence ATGCCCGTCGCCACCCCCGAGCAGTACGCCGAGATGCTGGACCGCGCGAAGGCGGGCGGGTTCGCCTACCCCGCGTTCAACGCGTCGAGTTCGCAGAGCGTGAACGCGATCCTGCAGGGCCTGACCGAAGCGGGATCCGACGGCATCATCCAGGTCACGACCGGCGGCGCCGACTACTTCGCCGGCCACACCGTCAAGGCCCGCGCGACCGGTGCCCTGGCATTCGCGAAGTACGTCCACGAAGTGGCCAAGAGCTACCCCGTCACGGTCGCCCTGCACACCGACCACTGCCCCAAGCCCGCGCTCGAGGACTTCGTCCTGCCGCTGATCGCGGAGTCCGAGAAGGTCGTCGCCGACGGCGGACAGCCGATCTTCCAGTCGCACATGTGGGACGGCTCGGCGGTGCCGCTCGACGAGAACATCGAGATCGCCCAGGAGCTTCTGCCGCGCCTGAAGGCGATCAACGCGATCCTCGAGGTCGAGATCGGCGTCGTCGGCGGCGAAGAGGACGGCGTCAAGCACGAGGGCTCCAACGAGGCGCTCTACACGACGGTCGCCGATGTGACCAAGGCCGTCGAGGGTCTGGGACTCGGTGAGAACGGCCGCTGGATCGCCGCGCTCACGTTCGGCAACGTCCACGGCGTGTACAAGCCCGGCAACGTCAAGCTGCGCCCCGAGCTGCTGGGCGAGATCCAGGAGGGCATCGCCGCGAAGTTCGGCACCGGCCCCAAGCCCCTCGACCTGGTCTTCCACGGCGGTTCCGGCTCCACCGACGAGGAGATCGCTCTGGCCGTCGCGAACGGCGTCATCAAGATGAACATCGACACCGACACCCAGTACGCGTTCACGCGCGCGGTGGCCGGCTTCATGTTCCAGAACTACGACGGCGTGCTGAAGGTCGACGGCGAGGTCGGCAACAAGAAGGCCTACGACCCGCGTGCGTGGGGCAAGATCGCCGAGTCGGCGATGGCCGCCCGCGTCGTGCAGGCCACGCAGCAGCTCGGCTCCGCGGGACACTCCCAGAGCTGA
- a CDS encoding HpcH/HpaI aldolase/citrate lyase family protein, translating into MTETSTRPRISADRARSWMLRSPLSESDAVTPDALVLDLEDGLAPELKDEGREAAAAVLGRREAWVRVSGHGTPAWDADLRAVGSAAGLQGIVLAETASAAQVEATAERVPAGTRIVALIESAIGLERALSIASHPATFRLAFGSGDFRRDTGMADDPVVLSWPRARLVVASAAAGIPAPIDGPCLGSPTDALAAARHALAMGMTGKLVLRDDHLAPLHEGLSPTTDAIRDAIRILDGPVHGDGSYAPARARAELLLERAAAFGLAAAR; encoded by the coding sequence ATGACCGAGACTTCGACCCGCCCGCGGATCAGCGCCGATCGGGCGAGATCCTGGATGCTGCGCTCGCCGCTCTCGGAATCGGACGCGGTCACCCCGGACGCGCTCGTCCTGGACCTCGAGGACGGGCTGGCGCCCGAGCTCAAGGACGAAGGGCGTGAGGCAGCCGCCGCCGTGCTCGGGCGGCGGGAGGCGTGGGTGCGCGTGAGCGGACACGGCACTCCAGCCTGGGATGCCGATCTGCGTGCCGTGGGCTCGGCAGCGGGGCTGCAGGGCATCGTCCTCGCGGAGACCGCCTCCGCCGCCCAGGTGGAGGCGACCGCGGAGCGAGTCCCCGCGGGAACAAGGATCGTCGCGCTGATCGAATCGGCCATCGGGCTGGAGCGTGCGCTGTCGATCGCGTCGCACCCGGCGACCTTCCGTCTCGCGTTCGGCAGCGGCGATTTCCGTCGCGACACCGGAATGGCCGACGACCCCGTGGTGCTGTCGTGGCCCCGCGCCCGACTCGTGGTGGCCAGTGCCGCCGCCGGCATCCCTGCTCCGATCGACGGACCGTGCCTCGGGTCGCCCACCGACGCCCTGGCCGCTGCGCGTCACGCGCTGGCGATGGGGATGACCGGCAAGCTCGTCCTGCGGGATGACCACCTCGCGCCGCTGCACGAGGGTCTCTCGCCGACGACGGATGCCATCCGGGACGCCATACGGATCCTCGACGGCCCCGTTCACGGTGACGGCTCGTATGCTCCCGCTCGCGCCCGCGCCGAACTCCTCCTCGAGCGCGCCGCCGCGTTCGGACTCGCCGCCGCGCGCTGA
- a CDS encoding MOSC domain-containing protein: protein MERDPEQRPVMPRLVAVCAVSALRPDGGRDRVTAIDKRPLEGRVRIGRYGVGADVQADRKHHGGLDKALYAYAAEDAAFWEEELGRPLPPGFFGENLRTEGLDVNASVIGEVWRIGEVCTVEVTMPRTPCQTFARWVGGAEQRGWVKRFSSERRLGPYLRVLRNGSVQAGDPIEVISRPEGAPGLLVGYRDPA, encoded by the coding sequence GTGGAACGCGATCCTGAACAGCGCCCGGTGATGCCGCGCCTGGTCGCGGTGTGCGCCGTGTCCGCCCTGCGGCCGGACGGCGGCAGGGATCGCGTCACCGCGATCGACAAGCGTCCTCTCGAGGGTCGCGTACGCATCGGTCGCTACGGCGTGGGTGCGGATGTCCAGGCCGATCGCAAGCATCACGGCGGTCTCGACAAGGCGCTGTACGCCTACGCCGCGGAGGACGCCGCTTTCTGGGAGGAGGAGCTCGGACGGCCTCTGCCGCCGGGGTTCTTCGGTGAGAACCTGCGGACCGAGGGCCTCGATGTGAATGCGAGCGTGATCGGCGAGGTGTGGCGGATCGGAGAGGTCTGCACGGTGGAGGTGACCATGCCGCGCACTCCGTGCCAGACGTTCGCGCGGTGGGTGGGTGGCGCCGAGCAGCGGGGCTGGGTGAAGCGCTTCTCGTCCGAACGCCGCCTCGGTCCCTACCTGAGAGTCCTCCGCAACGGTTCGGTGCAGGCGGGTGACCCCATCGAGGTCATCTCACGTCCCGAAGGCGCTCCGGGACTTCTCGTCGGCTATCGCGACCCCGCCTGA